A single window of Paenibacillus sp. SYP-B4298 DNA harbors:
- a CDS encoding ABC transporter ATP-binding protein, translating into MTDTIIQLEQVVLEREHFRLGPLQLEIPKGYISAIVGSNGSGKSSTFQLLLRQIMPDSGTITLLGERVDDERGELAAKKKIGYLPEEASSQENWMRGKDKADFVRYWYPSWNVNRYNELLRLFEVNDNMKLGKLSKGLRRKLDLAITLAHSPELLLLDEPSSGLDPISWKKMLHVLQQYMEEDNRTIVMATHIMDEVKRLADYIIFMANGRLLGVYEKDELLGNWHAFFLKEQDASELRLRQLPGMERLEAVGGGFLRVISSEARAAEQWLIAEGWSINGQQPLEMDDILEVLMAISR; encoded by the coding sequence ATGACGGATACGATTATTCAGTTGGAGCAAGTTGTACTGGAGCGGGAGCACTTCCGGCTGGGACCGCTCCAGTTGGAGATTCCCAAGGGGTATATCTCAGCAATAGTGGGGTCCAATGGTTCGGGCAAAAGCTCGACCTTCCAGTTGCTGCTGCGTCAGATCATGCCAGATAGCGGTACGATTACGCTGCTCGGTGAGCGTGTGGACGATGAGAGAGGCGAGCTTGCAGCGAAGAAGAAAATCGGTTATCTGCCGGAGGAGGCCAGCAGCCAGGAGAACTGGATGCGCGGCAAGGATAAGGCTGACTTTGTCCGCTACTGGTATCCGAGCTGGAATGTAAATCGTTACAACGAGCTGCTGCGTCTGTTCGAGGTCAATGACAATATGAAGCTTGGCAAGCTATCCAAGGGCTTGCGCCGCAAGCTGGATCTGGCGATTACACTGGCGCACAGTCCAGAGCTGCTGCTGCTGGATGAGCCCTCCTCGGGTCTTGACCCGATCTCCTGGAAGAAAATGCTCCATGTGCTGCAGCAGTATATGGAGGAGGACAATCGGACGATTGTGATGGCGACCCACATTATGGATGAGGTCAAGCGGCTGGCAGATTACATTATATTTATGGCGAACGGGCGCTTGCTGGGCGTCTATGAGAAGGATGAGCTGTTGGGCAATTGGCATGCCTTCTTCCTCAAGGAGCAGGATGCAAGTGAGCTCAGACTTAGGCAACTGCCTGGGATGGAGAGGCTGGAGGCAGTAGGCGGCGGCTTCCTGCGAGTCATATCGAGCGAGGCCAGAGCGGCCGAGCAGTGGTTGATCGCGGAGGGCTGGAGCATTAACGGTCAGCAGCCGCTGGAGATGGACGACATCTTAGAGGTTCTGATGGCGATAAGCCGTTGA
- the ctaG gene encoding cytochrome c oxidase assembly factor CtaG yields MLGLQYFSFEDLWSPVVLFVCAALTILYFYIIGPWRERHYPLEAKVSAKSKMWFVLGITLYYLCQGGPLELLGHLTFTFHMTNMSITYLIVPPLILLGIPAFVWRHVFSASFWRPFRWMMHPLLTLVLFNMLFSIYHVPVVHDYVMVHFTIHRIYYLGMLIAAFMMWWQIVCPVKEWARLTDVKKMGYVFANGVLLTPACALIIFSGSPLFAMYNDPEIWANAMGYCVSGDTSLLLAQFQGPEFFNFMPALEDQQLGGIVMKFVQEFMYGIILAYVFYHWYRREHSDSNDDVPTPEPAGS; encoded by the coding sequence GTGCTGGGGTTGCAGTACTTTTCCTTTGAAGACTTGTGGAGTCCAGTGGTGCTCTTCGTATGCGCTGCGCTAACGATCCTGTACTTTTATATCATCGGCCCGTGGAGGGAGAGACATTATCCGCTCGAGGCGAAGGTATCCGCAAAGTCGAAAATGTGGTTCGTGTTGGGGATCACCTTGTATTATCTGTGCCAGGGCGGGCCATTGGAGCTGCTGGGTCATTTGACCTTTACCTTCCATATGACGAATATGTCGATTACGTATCTGATTGTACCTCCGCTCATTTTGCTGGGTATTCCGGCATTTGTCTGGAGGCACGTGTTCTCTGCAAGCTTCTGGAGGCCTTTTAGATGGATGATGCACCCCTTGCTGACGCTGGTGCTGTTCAACATGTTGTTCTCGATCTATCATGTACCGGTTGTGCATGATTATGTAATGGTTCATTTCACCATACATCGAATCTATTACTTGGGCATGTTGATCGCTGCCTTTATGATGTGGTGGCAAATTGTATGTCCGGTAAAGGAATGGGCACGTCTTACGGATGTGAAGAAGATGGGCTATGTGTTTGCGAATGGTGTTCTGCTGACACCAGCCTGCGCCTTGATTATCTTCTCCGGTTCGCCTTTATTTGCCATGTACAATGATCCTGAAATATGGGCCAATGCGATGGGCTACTGTGTGTCGGGCGACACCAGTCTGCTGCTGGCGCAATTCCAAGGACCAGAGTTTTTTAATTTTATGCCTGCGCTGGAGGATCAGCAGCTCGGGGGCATTGTGATGAAATTTGTGCAGGAATTTATGTACGGTATTATTCTGGCTTACGTGTTCTATCATTGGTACCGTCGCGAGCATTCCGATTCCAATGATGATGTGCCGACTCCTGAACCGGCGGGCAGCTAG
- a CDS encoding chemotaxis protein CheX, with amino-acid sequence MALSMEYYQAVSRVGSNVLSGYLGMSVSTLELREQVQLSTDPDVSVKIEMLGQLDGRIICAMNEETAKQIVGRMFGGMEIQQLDEMGWSAIMEFGNWFVSGIATEFSNQGLDVNISHPSVDQQQEKASLDHFVVTPLESEYGVIDIYSKLVIKSA; translated from the coding sequence ATGGCTTTAAGTATGGAGTATTATCAGGCAGTATCAAGGGTAGGTTCCAATGTGTTATCAGGCTATCTGGGGATGTCCGTCTCGACCTTGGAGCTGCGAGAGCAGGTTCAGCTTAGCACAGATCCTGATGTCTCGGTGAAGATTGAGATGCTGGGGCAACTGGATGGTCGCATCATCTGCGCCATGAATGAAGAGACGGCCAAGCAGATCGTCGGGCGTATGTTTGGTGGAATGGAGATTCAGCAGTTGGACGAGATGGGCTGGAGCGCTATTATGGAATTCGGCAATTGGTTTGTGAGTGGAATCGCAACCGAGTTCTCTAATCAAGGGTTGGATGTGAATATTTCGCATCCGAGCGTTGACCAGCAGCAGGAGAAGGCGTCCCTGGATCACTTTGTTGTGACGCCGCTGGAGAGCGAGTATGGTGTGATTGATATTTATTCAAAACTTGTAATCAAATCAGCTTAG
- a CDS encoding cytochrome C oxidase subunit IV family protein, which produces MAGNHSTSEHQGGRHKVEGPQKHIIAYIFSLVLTLLAFTMVAAGEINTMFTYILLLVMAGIQVYIQMAFWMHMKDRGHMYATVGILTGVFVVFTMVVMAEYWVWW; this is translated from the coding sequence ATGGCGGGAAACCACTCTACTTCCGAGCATCAGGGCGGACGGCATAAAGTCGAAGGCCCTCAGAAACATATTATTGCTTATATATTCTCCCTGGTGTTGACTCTCCTTGCATTCACAATGGTAGCAGCAGGCGAGATCAATACTATGTTCACGTACATTTTGCTGCTAGTTATGGCTGGCATTCAGGTCTATATCCAGATGGCATTCTGGATGCACATGAAGGACCGTGGCCATATGTATGCTACAGTGGGAATTTTAACAGGTGTGTTTGTTGTATTTACGATGGTAGTTATGGCTGAATATTGGGTTTGGTGGTAA
- a CDS encoding helix-turn-helix domain-containing protein: MESEWELPHYEAWLYTLKQLRRVRMAESAEGRQILIRYYTLVAVVGGSGFGQFNGKRYRLVKGGCFLLAPGSWMELEAIGRGGLAYDLIVLDIKEAALPYDSACSKGRMPVRPEPLPLPDRLNIGAMKTWLAMVEELHRHSDQSSRKERYEQHLRLQQLLYWLWNWNSPPEKHGSSAVIDMVIDRLHAQPEQTVAVKELAATANLGVRQFTQRFKEVTGLTPLDYIARLRMNKAKRELMTTSESLAVIAQRAGYPDVYYFSRRFKQVIGLSPRQYADETRRNLRVVALYYNGMAMQMGVTPVAANLTWWGGSAYLREQEQGIVNLGITPSLQEIADQKPDLILLNDHNKHLHDQLQKIAPTVFIPYDGHRSVYQEARIFGELFRNPLEAERFILRYQHKAADARRRLAAAGVYCEQMTAVIIRPDGRGSRFSVFGDNYGRGGWSVYRGLRLQAPPAVRDLVDSGVQIAQQLPLHLLSHYVAVADIVLIVNEGTGFREAIAHPAWRELAATGHRRVYELGKERISYFDPISIEAQLELLTRLLLGEEMSGDEEPLAT, from the coding sequence ATGGAGAGCGAGTGGGAGCTTCCGCATTATGAGGCATGGCTGTACACGCTGAAGCAACTGAGACGGGTGCGCATGGCTGAGAGCGCTGAAGGAAGGCAGATTCTCATCCGGTATTATACATTGGTTGCTGTTGTAGGTGGGAGCGGCTTCGGCCAGTTCAACGGCAAGCGGTACAGACTTGTGAAGGGAGGCTGCTTCCTGTTGGCTCCGGGTAGCTGGATGGAGCTGGAGGCTATTGGCAGGGGCGGATTGGCGTATGATCTGATCGTGTTAGACATTAAGGAAGCTGCTCTACCCTACGATAGCGCCTGCTCTAAGGGGCGGATGCCAGTACGCCCGGAGCCGCTTCCATTGCCCGATAGACTGAATATTGGAGCGATGAAGACGTGGCTTGCGATGGTGGAGGAGCTTCATCGACACTCCGATCAATCGAGCAGGAAGGAGCGCTATGAACAGCATCTGCGGTTACAGCAACTGCTCTATTGGCTATGGAACTGGAATTCACCGCCGGAGAAGCACGGCTCCAGCGCAGTCATCGACATGGTCATTGATCGTCTGCATGCTCAGCCGGAGCAGACAGTAGCGGTTAAGGAGCTGGCAGCAACGGCTAATCTCGGTGTTCGGCAGTTCACCCAACGGTTCAAGGAAGTGACTGGCTTGACGCCGCTGGATTATATTGCAAGGCTCCGCATGAACAAGGCCAAGCGCGAGCTGATGACTACCAGCGAGAGCCTTGCAGTTATTGCTCAGCGGGCGGGCTATCCTGACGTGTACTATTTCAGCCGTCGGTTCAAGCAGGTCATAGGTTTATCACCGCGCCAGTATGCTGATGAGACTAGGCGCAATCTTAGGGTCGTTGCGCTCTATTATAACGGAATGGCGATGCAGATGGGCGTTACCCCTGTAGCAGCTAATCTGACCTGGTGGGGCGGGAGTGCATATCTGCGCGAGCAAGAGCAGGGGATTGTTAATCTCGGCATCACGCCGTCGCTGCAGGAGATTGCCGATCAGAAGCCTGATCTGATCCTGCTTAATGACCATAACAAGCATCTTCATGACCAATTGCAGAAGATTGCTCCTACTGTATTTATCCCTTATGATGGGCATCGCAGCGTATATCAGGAGGCGCGAATATTCGGCGAGCTGTTCCGCAATCCACTGGAGGCAGAGCGTTTCATTCTTCGCTATCAGCACAAAGCAGCCGATGCCCGCCGTCGGCTCGCTGCTGCAGGCGTCTACTGTGAGCAGATGACGGCTGTCATCATTCGTCCCGATGGCCGTGGCAGCCGCTTCTCAGTGTTTGGCGACAATTATGGCCGCGGCGGTTGGAGTGTGTATAGAGGCTTGCGCCTGCAGGCGCCGCCAGCCGTGCGTGATCTCGTCGATAGCGGAGTTCAGATCGCGCAGCAGCTCCCGCTCCATCTGCTGTCGCATTATGTGGCAGTGGCTGACATCGTATTGATCGTCAACGAGGGGACGGGCTTCCGCGAGGCGATTGCACATCCAGCCTGGAGGGAGCTGGCGGCGACGGGGCATCGCAGAGTATATGAGTTGGGGAAAGAGCGAATCTCTTACTTCGATCCGATCTCGATCGAGGCGCAGTTGGAGTTGTTAACCCGTCTTCTGCTGGGAGAAGAAATGTCTGGTGATGAAGAGCCTCTCGCCACCTGA
- a CDS encoding ABC transporter ATP-binding protein, which yields MKPLVLDQVSKQYGEKTAVNRINLEVEAGEIYGLLGANGAGKTTTMRMVLGLIYPDSGSIRYHGKPYSQEQLRMLGYLPEERGMYPKVKISDQVIYLAQLRGMTRKDADRSLRSWLEKFNITEYYNMKVEELSKGNQQKIQFIAAVIHDPQILILDEAFSGLDPVNVELLKKTVKELRDNGKCILFSTHRMEHVEELCRNITIMHRSNPVIQGELKDIKKQFPRERVVLGSEQPIQGLESVAGVARVERLENGYQVWIQHEDTAQLLLRHAMEQTTLTRFELLEPTLNEIFIRTVGESNE from the coding sequence ATGAAGCCACTAGTGCTGGATCAGGTGTCAAAGCAATATGGGGAGAAGACGGCTGTCAACCGGATTAATCTGGAGGTAGAGGCTGGTGAAATCTATGGTCTGCTTGGAGCGAACGGAGCGGGCAAGACGACGACGATGCGGATGGTGCTTGGTCTCATCTATCCAGACTCCGGTTCCATTCGCTACCACGGCAAGCCCTACAGTCAGGAACAACTCCGTATGCTCGGCTACCTGCCGGAGGAGCGGGGGATGTATCCTAAGGTGAAGATTAGCGATCAAGTGATCTATCTCGCTCAGCTTCGCGGCATGACGCGCAAGGATGCAGATCGCAGCCTTAGAAGCTGGCTGGAGAAGTTCAACATTACAGAATACTACAATATGAAGGTAGAGGAGCTGTCGAAGGGCAACCAGCAGAAGATTCAGTTCATCGCTGCTGTCATTCATGATCCGCAGATTCTCATTCTGGATGAAGCATTCAGCGGACTGGACCCGGTCAATGTCGAGCTGCTGAAGAAGACAGTGAAGGAGCTGCGGGATAATGGCAAATGCATCCTGTTCTCTACTCACCGCATGGAGCATGTCGAGGAGCTGTGCCGTAACATTACGATTATGCACCGCTCGAACCCGGTGATTCAGGGTGAACTGAAGGATATTAAGAAGCAGTTCCCACGCGAGAGGGTCGTTCTTGGTAGCGAGCAGCCAATTCAGGGGCTGGAGTCAGTCGCAGGGGTAGCGAGAGTTGAACGGCTAGAGAATGGCTATCAGGTGTGGATTCAACACGAGGACACGGCTCAACTGCTGCTAAGGCATGCGATGGAGCAGACGACGCTGACCCGCTTTGAGCTGCTGGAACCGACGTTGAATGAAATCTTTATCAGAACGGTGGGTGAGTCCAATGAATAA
- a CDS encoding ABC transporter permease: protein MKSLSERWVSPMNNFFTVVSFTMRNKLRAKSFVVTTIIIAALLCIGVNLPYIISKFNSDSGPDKIGYIQGNVASVTEPLKAYLAAPVDGGEAKLELVGYEDQGSPEANEQSLKAAVGSKEIKGYILVSEVAADDFPSVAYKSESMFDSSITGALRTALQAVKQEQVISNAGLTEQQKALLLAPVKIESAQISVTDDGAGKTAEQQGLALGFVYVMIILLFIGIFVTSQLIATEITAEKSSRVMEILVTSVAPLKQMFGKITGMFLVGLLQITVYVIVFVVNVSMPHNKSLLSGWNLNLADIDPRLYIFGLIFYLTGYFLYSTLCAAVGSIVSRTEDLAQAMTPITILSMAGFYIGIFGMSSPDSTLVQVASFIPFFTPYAMFLRIGLTDPAWWEIGLSLGLLVVTILVLGWISAKIYRTGVLMYGKRPSFKELRKAMKAYKV from the coding sequence ATGAAATCTTTATCAGAACGGTGGGTGAGTCCAATGAATAATTTCTTCACTGTAGTCAGCTTCACGATGCGCAACAAGCTGCGCGCCAAGTCCTTTGTGGTCACAACGATTATCATCGCGGCACTGCTGTGCATCGGTGTGAATCTTCCTTACATTATCTCGAAATTCAACAGCGATAGCGGCCCGGACAAGATCGGCTACATCCAGGGGAATGTGGCGAGTGTAACGGAGCCATTGAAGGCCTACCTTGCGGCTCCCGTTGATGGGGGGGAGGCGAAGCTGGAGCTGGTTGGCTATGAAGACCAGGGCTCCCCTGAGGCGAATGAGCAGTCGCTCAAGGCAGCGGTCGGCAGCAAGGAGATTAAAGGCTACATTCTGGTGAGTGAAGTTGCCGCGGATGACTTCCCTTCAGTTGCATATAAATCGGAGAGTATGTTCGACTCTAGCATTACAGGTGCTCTTCGCACTGCACTGCAAGCGGTCAAGCAGGAGCAGGTCATCTCGAATGCCGGGCTTACCGAGCAGCAAAAAGCGCTGCTGCTGGCGCCGGTCAAGATTGAATCGGCACAAATCTCTGTGACGGATGACGGAGCCGGTAAAACGGCAGAGCAGCAGGGGCTGGCGCTTGGCTTTGTATATGTGATGATCATCTTGCTATTCATCGGCATTTTCGTTACCAGCCAACTGATCGCAACGGAGATTACGGCTGAGAAAAGCTCGCGTGTGATGGAGATACTCGTCACCAGCGTGGCGCCATTGAAGCAGATGTTCGGCAAGATTACCGGGATGTTCCTGGTCGGGCTGTTGCAGATCACGGTTTATGTCATCGTATTTGTCGTGAATGTATCGATGCCGCACAACAAGTCACTGCTGAGTGGCTGGAATCTGAATCTGGCCGATATAGATCCGCGACTGTATATCTTCGGTCTGATCTTCTATCTGACGGGCTACTTCCTCTACTCGACGCTATGCGCGGCGGTTGGGTCGATCGTCAGCCGCACCGAGGATTTGGCACAGGCCATGACGCCGATTACGATTCTGTCTATGGCGGGCTTCTACATCGGAATCTTTGGCATGTCCTCGCCGGATTCGACGCTGGTGCAGGTGGCCTCCTTCATCCCGTTCTTTACGCCGTATGCCATGTTTCTGCGCATCGGGTTGACTGATCCGGCCTGGTGGGAGATTGGGCTGTCCCTGGGGCTGCTGGTCGTCACGATTTTAGTGCTCGGCTGGATCTCCGCGAAAATCTATCGCACAGGCGTCCTCATGTACGGCAAGCGGCCAAGTTTCAAGGAGCTGCGCAAGGCCATGAAGGCATATAAGGTATAA
- a CDS encoding ABC transporter substrate-binding protein → MITCLLLLVTACGGQATGNTTGGTAGTGASQGADAGNAQTAEPGKEQTQPLQEATRKISTVKGEVEIPVHPQRVVALYYHHQLLALGLKPVGANLTWWGGSPYLTEQEQGIVDVGGPPSLEAVSALKPDLIIMNDNNSEDYEQWSKIAPAVLIPYDPQRNVYEDAKLVADIIGKSDIADTLLATFEEKSAVARASMEGVVKPGAKAAIIRIEGKGGQFGAFGANYGRGGWPIYEGLKLQMVPKIKEEMEKQGKGLLQELSFELLPEYVGDADYIFVSDEGESLETIKDNPLWNSLPAVKNGQVIELEKASYFYFDPISIEGQLDSIANKLLEVH, encoded by the coding sequence ATGATAACGTGTCTGTTGCTATTGGTGACAGCATGCGGAGGACAGGCGACCGGGAATACGACAGGCGGCACAGCAGGAACAGGGGCGAGTCAAGGGGCAGACGCAGGGAATGCGCAGACAGCGGAGCCGGGGAAGGAGCAGACGCAGCCTTTGCAAGAGGCAACGCGCAAGATCAGCACGGTCAAGGGGGAAGTGGAGATTCCTGTGCATCCGCAGCGTGTGGTGGCGCTATATTATCATCATCAGTTGTTGGCGCTCGGCTTGAAACCAGTGGGAGCCAATCTGACCTGGTGGGGAGGCAGCCCCTATCTGACTGAACAGGAACAGGGTATCGTCGATGTAGGGGGACCCCCGTCGTTGGAGGCGGTGTCCGCGCTGAAGCCGGATCTGATCATTATGAATGATAACAACAGTGAGGATTACGAGCAATGGTCGAAGATCGCCCCTGCTGTACTCATTCCATATGATCCACAGCGCAATGTGTACGAGGATGCGAAGCTGGTTGCCGACATCATCGGCAAGTCGGATATTGCGGACACGCTGCTAGCAACGTTCGAGGAAAAATCAGCCGTTGCGCGAGCCAGCATGGAGGGCGTTGTTAAGCCAGGGGCTAAGGCGGCCATCATACGTATCGAGGGTAAAGGCGGACAGTTCGGAGCATTTGGCGCCAATTACGGGCGAGGCGGCTGGCCGATCTATGAGGGTCTGAAGCTGCAGATGGTGCCGAAGATCAAGGAAGAGATGGAGAAGCAGGGGAAGGGTTTGTTGCAGGAGCTGTCGTTCGAGCTGCTACCTGAATATGTAGGGGATGCCGATTATATCTTCGTGTCGGATGAAGGGGAGAGTCTGGAGACGATCAAGGACAATCCGCTCTGGAACAGCTTGCCTGCTGTGAAGAATGGCCAAGTCATCGAATTGGAGAAGGCGAGCTATTTCTACTTCGATCCGATCTCAATTGAAGGACAATTGGATTCGATTGCGAATAAGCTGCTAGAGGTACATTGA
- a CDS encoding cytochrome (ubi)quinol oxidase subunit III, with the protein MSAHTHVDGQLPHEPEKATLEGRNKVLGFWLFLGGETVLFGTLFAAFLALRNQVGDGNPTSQELFDLGLVGLATFILLTSSLTSVFSIQAMHKNQVKPMLIWLAVTVLLGASFLGLEIYEFFHYVHMGHGYTTSAFSSSFYTLVGFHGAHVAFGVTWITILIFQVLKKGLNTVTAPKLYVAGMYWHFIDVVWVFIFTVVYLMGKVA; encoded by the coding sequence ATGAGTGCACATACGCATGTAGACGGTCAGCTTCCGCATGAGCCGGAGAAAGCCACCCTTGAAGGACGCAATAAAGTTCTTGGCTTCTGGCTATTCCTTGGCGGAGAGACGGTGTTGTTCGGCACACTGTTCGCAGCGTTTCTGGCGCTGCGCAATCAGGTAGGCGACGGCAACCCGACATCGCAAGAATTGTTCGATCTTGGGCTCGTCGGATTGGCAACTTTCATCCTGCTTACATCGAGCTTGACGAGCGTATTCTCCATTCAGGCGATGCACAAAAATCAAGTGAAGCCCATGCTGATCTGGCTGGCGGTTACCGTACTGCTGGGCGCAAGCTTCCTCGGTCTTGAAATTTATGAATTTTTCCATTATGTGCATATGGGGCATGGATATACAACGAGCGCATTCAGTTCCTCGTTCTATACGCTCGTTGGTTTCCACGGCGCTCACGTTGCATTCGGTGTAACCTGGATTACGATTCTGATCTTCCAGGTTTTGAAGAAGGGTTTGAATACCGTAACGGCTCCGAAGCTATATGTTGCCGGCATGTACTGGCACTTTATCGACGTCGTATGGGTATTCATCTTCACCGTAGTTTACCTGATGGGAAAGGTGGCGTAA
- a CDS encoding response regulator: MARVMVVDDAAFMRMMIKQILTESGHEVVAEAVNGLEAIQKYKENMPDIVTMDITMPELDGVEAVKEIRQVHSKAKIIMCSAMGQQQMVVSAIQAGAADFIVKPFQKDRVLEAVHKALG, translated from the coding sequence ATGGCAAGAGTAATGGTCGTGGATGACGCTGCTTTTATGCGGATGATGATTAAGCAAATATTGACGGAATCCGGGCATGAGGTCGTTGCCGAGGCAGTGAATGGTCTGGAGGCTATTCAAAAGTATAAGGAAAATATGCCTGATATTGTGACGATGGATATTACGATGCCGGAGCTAGACGGTGTAGAAGCAGTAAAAGAAATCCGCCAAGTCCATTCCAAGGCCAAAATTATTATGTGTTCGGCAATGGGGCAACAGCAGATGGTTGTGAGTGCTATTCAGGCAGGGGCAGCCGATTTTATCGTGAAGCCATTCCAAAAGGACAGGGTGCTCGAGGCCGTACATAAGGCGCTAGGTTGA
- a CDS encoding GntR family transcriptional regulator → MWIPIQINEMSAEPLYHQITVQLRALIVSGQLEEGTLLPSIRELAQQLKCSIITIRRVYQDLEVQGLLRTRQGTGTYVARVDEQERSRHRLQSVVTAFEAAVDAALRVQCTSEEMETILREVIAARQSKPTEGREADR, encoded by the coding sequence GTGTGGATTCCTATTCAGATTAATGAGATGAGCGCGGAACCGCTCTACCACCAGATTACGGTGCAGCTCCGCGCATTAATTGTCAGCGGGCAACTGGAGGAAGGCACCTTGCTGCCATCGATCCGGGAGCTGGCACAGCAGCTCAAGTGCAGCATCATTACGATCCGCCGCGTCTATCAGGATCTGGAGGTACAGGGGCTGCTGCGCACCCGGCAAGGCACTGGCACTTATGTTGCCCGAGTAGATGAGCAGGAGCGAAGCAGGCATAGGCTGCAATCTGTCGTGACGGCATTCGAAGCGGCGGTAGATGCTGCGCTGCGTGTCCAATGCACATCGGAGGAGATGGAAACGATATTGCGAGAGGTCATTGCAGCGCGGCAGAGCAAGCCGACAGAGGGGAGGGAAGCGGATAGATGA
- a CDS encoding CotH kinase family protein has translation MYRKHHFLISFLLVLAVAWMLTGCSTLISNSDREVSTSVSASANKDSGSGTQNTAPEYADEIDKTQIMTFEISVDTVQWQTMLDNAEAENYIPADITINGTTIKNVGIRPKGNSSLSSIVRDDTTDRYSFKIKFDEYVDGQTWLGLDKIVLNNNFSDATSLKEYLSYDIMSYIGVDAPLFAFADISLNGKTWGFYLAVEDLDSGYLERVYNDEGELYKPESEMGAGGRAGAPMPGGANAGQMMPGVESGERPVLEAADGEQQMPARPEGNGRGMRGMANNGVSLQYTDDELTSYSAIFDNAKTKTNEADEQRVIEALKNLSEGNELETYVNVDAVLRYFAAHTIVVNLDSYISNMGHNYYLYEKDGQLSILPWDYNLAFGGFQSGSASDVVNFPIDTPVSGINMEERPLLAKLLEVPEYLETYHQYLQEIVDGYFANGQFEQTVDNLTSMISDYVKNDPTAFYSYDEFAAGVAELKKLGVLRADSIQGQLKGTIPSTTEGQQEDSSALVDSSSVNLQSLGSQGGGKDRGGPR, from the coding sequence TTGTATAGAAAGCACCATTTTTTAATCAGCTTCTTGCTTGTCTTGGCAGTAGCATGGATGCTGACGGGATGTTCGACCCTTATATCCAATAGCGATCGCGAAGTCTCCACATCCGTATCTGCATCCGCCAATAAGGATTCTGGCAGCGGAACGCAAAATACAGCGCCTGAATATGCCGATGAGATCGACAAAACACAAATCATGACCTTTGAAATCTCGGTGGACACGGTTCAATGGCAGACGATGCTGGACAATGCGGAGGCGGAGAACTATATTCCGGCGGACATCACGATTAATGGTACAACGATCAAAAATGTTGGCATCCGTCCAAAGGGGAATTCCAGCCTTTCCTCGATTGTGCGGGACGACACGACAGACCGCTACAGCTTCAAGATCAAGTTTGACGAGTATGTAGATGGCCAAACCTGGCTCGGGCTGGATAAGATCGTGCTGAATAACAATTTCTCCGATGCGACCAGCCTGAAGGAGTACCTATCCTATGACATTATGTCCTATATCGGAGTAGATGCGCCGCTGTTCGCCTTCGCGGATATCTCGCTCAATGGCAAGACCTGGGGCTTTTATCTGGCTGTCGAGGATTTGGACAGCGGTTATCTTGAACGCGTTTATAACGATGAGGGAGAGTTGTATAAGCCCGAATCGGAGATGGGCGCAGGAGGAAGGGCAGGAGCACCAATGCCCGGGGGCGCGAATGCCGGGCAAATGATGCCCGGAGTCGAAAGTGGCGAACGGCCGGTTCTTGAAGCTGCAGACGGAGAGCAGCAGATGCCTGCGCGGCCCGAAGGGAATGGCCGAGGGATGAGAGGCATGGCGAATAACGGTGTCTCTCTCCAATACACGGACGATGAGCTCACCAGCTATTCGGCCATCTTCGACAATGCGAAAACTAAAACGAACGAAGCCGATGAACAACGAGTGATTGAAGCTCTGAAGAATCTCTCCGAGGGTAATGAGCTTGAAACCTATGTGAATGTGGATGCTGTGCTCAGATATTTTGCCGCCCATACGATAGTGGTCAACCTTGACAGCTATATTTCCAACATGGGACATAATTATTATCTCTATGAGAAGGACGGACAACTCAGCATTCTACCCTGGGATTACAACCTCGCGTTCGGCGGCTTCCAATCGGGAAGCGCATCGGATGTTGTCAACTTTCCCATCGACACGCCAGTTTCAGGCATTAATATGGAGGAACGCCCGTTGCTTGCCAAGCTGCTTGAAGTACCCGAATATCTGGAAACGTACCACCAGTATTTGCAAGAGATCGTCGACGGTTATTTTGCTAACGGTCAATTCGAGCAGACCGTCGATAATCTGACGTCAATGATTTCTGACTACGTGAAGAACGATCCCACGGCGTTCTATAGCTATGACGAGTTTGCAGCGGGGGTTGCCGAACTGAAGAAATTGGGCGTTCTCCGCGCCGACAGCATTCAGGGTCAGCTTAAGGGAACCATTCCATCGACAACGGAAGGGCAGCAAGAGGACTCAAGCGCACTTGTTGATTCCTCGTCAGTAAATTTGCAATCGCTCGGCTCTCAAGGTGGCGGTAAGGATCGCGGCGGGCCTCGGTGA